The genomic stretch ACCCTGGGCGACCTGGGCACGCGCGACGGCCTGCTGGGCGGCATCAACGCGGTGATCGTCGGCAACTACCTGACGACGCTGGGCCGTCCCGCCACCAGCGACCTGGAACTGCTGCAAGACCTGAAGATGCCGGTCAAGGCGCTGTCGGAGACGATCTGAGATGTTCTGCGACCGTTGCGGCGAGCCAGCCGCTGAGGGCGATCACGTGGCGTGCGCGGATGCCCGTCAGCTGGAGCCGCCGCGTTTCTGCCCCGACTGCCGCCGGCGGATGAAGGTGCAGGTCGTGCCGACCGGCTGGACGGCCACCTGCGTCGAGCACGGGACGCGTACGTCCTGAGCGGTGGCAGCGGCCGCGACCGCTGCCACCCCCTCTCACCCGTCACCCGAAGGTGGCAGGAGCCTGTTCGCCCACGGGGCGGGAACCGGGCACCGGCAGGGTGACCGTGGCCATCGCGCCGTCCCGGTCGGCCGGGCCCGCGCCCAGCCGTCGCAGAGTGCGCAGCATGGCCACGTTGTCGGCCGCCGTGTGCGCGATCAACGCCGAGAAACGGGCCCGCTCGGCGTGCGCGAACAGCCGCCGCAGCAGGGCCGTGCCGACGCCGCGGCGCTGCCAGTCGTCCTCGACCAGCATCGCCACCTCGGCCAGGTCGCCCTCGGCGAGCAGGTTGCCCATCGCCACGACACGATCGCCGGCCAGGGCGATCAGCGCGCGCCCGGCGCCGGCCGGCTCGAGCAGGCGGGCCAGCCGAGCCTCCCCCGGGGCGCCGCCGCCCAGGTAACGGCGCTGCAGGGAAGCCGCGGAACTGCGAGCGTGCAAACCGCGTACGGCCTCGAGGTCGTTGCTCGTAGCGACCCGGACCACCAGCTCGGCGCCGTCGGGCAGCAGCAGCGTGACCTGCTCGTCCCGCTGCCGCAGCATCGAGCCGGACAGCTCGACCAGGGCCTGGGCCCGCGCGTATTCCGCCGGGGTGAACGCCGGCAGGTTCCGCAGCACCTCGAACGAGCCGCCGCCCGGGTCGGCCAGCGTCATGCGGGCCGACTCGTAACCGGGGCGGCCGGCGAGCGGCTCCGGCCGCCAGCGCACCTCGGTCGCGTCGAGCAGGGCGACCAGCGCGTCACCCAGCGCGTCGGGGTCGTGCACCAGCCGCCCGGCCAGCGCCAGCGCCCGCGTTGGCTGGTCGACCAGGCCCTCGGCCTCGGCCCGGGACACATAGGCGTCACGGCCGCGGCCCCTGGCCACCGCGGCCAACAGGTCGGCCTCGCCCATCGAGTCGGGCGCGTCGACCAGGAAGTCGTCGACCGCGCCGGCCTCGGTGGTGTGCACCTGGACGGCCAGGATGTTGACCGACTTGAGCGCGAGGCTCGCGGTCAGAACGGAAAGATAGCCCGGCCGGTCGTCGACCGTTGCCCGGATCCGCCACAGCGCCATCCCCGGCACTCCTCTCGGCGAGTCACGTCAGCTGTACCGGGTTCAATCTTCCTCTCGCGCTGTTAAGCGGACATTGCTTGAGCTGGGATTTCGACGAGAGTCCGGTCACAGGGCCGGCACGGCGGCCGCGTCGAGACGGTCGCCGAGGATCACCGCGGCCGCGCGGACCAGCTGCGCGACCCGGTCCACCTCGGTGATGTGGAACGCGGCGGCGGGCAGTTCGTCCTCGTCCGTACGCGCGACCACGAGCACCAGCCCGGCCCGGCCGAACGGCGCGATCGCGTAGCGGGTGTTGCCCGGCCCGGCGAGCGGACGGGCGCGCAGC from Paractinoplanes brasiliensis encodes the following:
- the bsaP gene encoding biotin synthase auxiliary protein BsaP, producing MFCDRCGEPAAEGDHVACADARQLEPPRFCPDCRRRMKVQVVPTGWTATCVEHGTRTS
- a CDS encoding GNAT family N-acetyltransferase, yielding MALWRIRATVDDRPGYLSVLTASLALKSVNILAVQVHTTEAGAVDDFLVDAPDSMGEADLLAAVARGRGRDAYVSRAEAEGLVDQPTRALALAGRLVHDPDALGDALVALLDATEVRWRPEPLAGRPGYESARMTLADPGGGSFEVLRNLPAFTPAEYARAQALVELSGSMLRQRDEQVTLLLPDGAELVVRVATSNDLEAVRGLHARSSAASLQRRYLGGGAPGEARLARLLEPAGAGRALIALAGDRVVAMGNLLAEGDLAEVAMLVEDDWQRRGVGTALLRRLFAHAERARFSALIAHTAADNVAMLRTLRRLGAGPADRDGAMATVTLPVPGSRPVGEQAPATFG